One segment of Pandoraea pnomenusa DNA contains the following:
- a CDS encoding DegQ family serine endoprotease, with the protein MRTSKLTRTLVASAVLVALTGGYVAGRQHWQAPLASEMVSDANAANPAAAPATVAANTPNTAPRMLVPDFSQLAEQYGPAVVNISVTHDAKPSAARGSASSQMQMPPGMDQNDPLFQFFRHFYGAPGNDGGDGGDDSASAMTRSLGSGFIVSPDGYILTNAHVVDDASQVTVKLNDKREYKAKVVGSDKASDVALLKIAATNLPTVKIGDPSKTKAGEWVVAIGSPYGFDNTVTAGIVSAKARALPDENYTPFIQTDVPVNPGNSGGPLFNLNGEVIGINSMIYSRTGGFQGLSFAIPIDMAMKVKSQLQQYGKVSRGRIGVAIQEVNQSLAKSFGLPKPTGALVSSIDKHGPAAKSDLKPGDVILAVNGTTIDDSVQLPEKIADMRPGQKATLTVWRNGAKQDVSVTVGALNEKKDVASNDDSATHGRLGLAVRELSPEEKRAAQVTNGLLVARAGGPAAQAGVEPGDIILSLNGTPVTSASQLSDKLKKAGNNVALLVQRDGQQIFIPVDLG; encoded by the coding sequence ATGAGGACCTCGAAGCTCACTCGTACGTTGGTTGCCAGCGCGGTACTCGTCGCCTTGACGGGCGGGTACGTGGCCGGTCGCCAGCATTGGCAGGCCCCGCTGGCCTCGGAAATGGTCAGCGACGCCAACGCCGCCAATCCTGCCGCGGCCCCCGCCACGGTGGCCGCCAATACCCCGAACACCGCGCCGCGCATGCTGGTGCCGGACTTCTCGCAACTGGCGGAACAATACGGACCGGCCGTAGTCAACATCAGTGTGACGCACGATGCGAAACCTTCGGCCGCGCGCGGCTCGGCGTCGAGCCAGATGCAGATGCCCCCGGGCATGGATCAGAACGATCCGCTGTTCCAGTTTTTCCGCCACTTCTACGGCGCGCCGGGCAATGACGGCGGCGACGGTGGCGACGACAGCGCCAGTGCGATGACACGCAGTCTCGGTTCGGGCTTCATCGTGAGTCCGGACGGCTATATCCTGACCAATGCCCACGTAGTCGACGATGCGAGCCAGGTAACGGTGAAGCTCAACGACAAGCGCGAATACAAGGCGAAGGTCGTGGGCAGCGACAAGGCCAGCGATGTGGCGTTGCTCAAGATCGCCGCGACGAATCTGCCGACCGTGAAGATCGGCGATCCGTCGAAGACGAAGGCCGGTGAATGGGTGGTGGCCATCGGCTCGCCGTATGGCTTCGACAATACGGTGACGGCGGGTATCGTGTCGGCCAAGGCACGGGCGCTGCCGGACGAGAACTATACGCCGTTCATTCAGACGGACGTGCCGGTCAACCCGGGTAACTCGGGCGGTCCGCTGTTCAATCTGAACGGCGAAGTGATCGGCATCAACTCGATGATTTATTCGCGCACGGGCGGCTTCCAGGGGCTGTCGTTCGCGATTCCGATCGACATGGCGATGAAGGTGAAGTCGCAGCTCCAGCAGTACGGCAAGGTGAGCCGCGGGCGCATCGGCGTGGCGATTCAGGAAGTGAACCAGTCGTTGGCGAAGTCCTTTGGCCTGCCCAAGCCCACGGGGGCTCTGGTGTCGTCGATCGACAAGCATGGTCCTGCGGCGAAGTCGGACCTCAAGCCGGGCGACGTAATCCTGGCGGTCAATGGCACGACCATCGACGACTCGGTGCAGTTGCCGGAGAAGATCGCCGACATGCGTCCCGGACAGAAGGCGACGCTCACGGTCTGGCGCAACGGTGCGAAGCAGGACGTGAGCGTGACGGTCGGTGCGCTCAACGAAAAGAAGGACGTGGCGAGCAACGACGATTCGGCCACGCACGGGCGGCTCGGACTCGCGGTGCGCGAACTCTCTCCCGAGGAGAAGCGCGCGGCGCAGGTGACGAACGGCCTGCTGGTGGCGCGTGCGGGCGGTCCCGCCGCACAGGCCGGGGTGGAGCCGGGCGACATCATCCTGTCGCTCAACGGCACGCCGGTGACGAGCGCCTCGCAACTGAGCGACAAGCTCAAGAAGGCTGGCAATAATGTCGCGTTGCTTGTGCAGCGCGACGGGCAACAGATTTTCATCCCGGTCGACCTCGGCTGA
- a CDS encoding ATP-binding protein, with translation MGSIRRRLLAGLLVTLSIALLLAGIAIFRQARTEANALFDFQLQQMALSLPAEPFSSVPGENNGSDGLVIQIWSRNGIELYYSHPRTPLPRRAELGFTTVQTPKGDWRVYSALVGDNVVQLAQPMVIRDSLAVSMALRTLLPLVVAMPLLGLLVWLVVGRGLKPLRRVAKALDARAPGALEALPETGLPDEVRPLVQALNSLLGRLDDALRQQKAFVADAAHELRTPLAALQLQVQLLDRAHTDAERAEAMRDLHDGVRRASHMVAQLLTLARQAPDTARAATAFADVPLAPLLRDVVAHHAALAVARGIDLGLDAPQALADLSHVRGDADALQTLFGNLVDNALKYTPHGGHVDVRLVSAAPGAGTVVEVEDNGPGIAPSERERVFDRFFRGGAASAQEAAPPSGAQPSDASDASHPAMGASPPVEGSGLGLAIVRNIAQAHGARVELLDARTGHGLRVRVSFGAAASAVPPAL, from the coding sequence ATGGGCTCCATTCGCCGCCGCCTGCTGGCCGGGCTGCTCGTCACGCTGTCGATCGCGTTGCTGCTCGCGGGCATCGCGATCTTTCGGCAGGCGCGCACCGAAGCCAATGCGCTGTTCGATTTCCAGCTACAGCAGATGGCGCTGTCGCTGCCCGCCGAGCCTTTCTCCAGCGTGCCGGGCGAGAACAATGGCTCGGATGGCCTGGTGATCCAGATCTGGAGTCGCAACGGCATCGAGCTGTACTACTCGCATCCGCGCACGCCGTTGCCGCGCCGCGCCGAACTCGGCTTCACGACGGTGCAGACGCCCAAGGGCGACTGGCGCGTGTATTCGGCGCTGGTCGGCGACAACGTGGTGCAACTGGCCCAACCGATGGTCATTCGCGACTCGCTCGCCGTGTCGATGGCGCTGCGCACCCTGTTGCCGCTGGTGGTCGCGATGCCGTTGCTCGGGTTGCTCGTGTGGCTGGTCGTCGGACGCGGCCTCAAGCCGTTGCGCCGGGTGGCGAAGGCGCTCGACGCCCGCGCCCCCGGTGCACTCGAAGCGTTGCCCGAGACCGGGTTGCCGGACGAGGTGCGTCCGCTGGTGCAGGCGCTCAACAGCCTGCTTGGCCGACTCGACGACGCGCTACGGCAGCAGAAGGCCTTCGTGGCCGACGCCGCGCATGAACTGCGCACCCCGCTGGCCGCGCTGCAACTGCAGGTCCAACTGCTCGATCGCGCGCACACGGACGCCGAGCGGGCCGAAGCCATGCGCGATTTGCACGACGGCGTGCGACGCGCGTCGCACATGGTCGCGCAATTGCTCACCCTGGCGCGTCAGGCCCCTGATACCGCGCGTGCGGCCACGGCGTTCGCCGACGTACCGCTCGCCCCGCTGTTGCGCGATGTCGTCGCGCATCATGCCGCGCTGGCGGTCGCACGGGGTATCGATCTCGGGCTCGACGCCCCGCAGGCGCTGGCGGACCTCAGCCACGTGCGCGGCGATGCCGACGCCTTGCAGACGCTTTTCGGCAATCTCGTCGACAACGCGTTGAAGTACACGCCGCACGGCGGCCACGTCGATGTACGGCTGGTGTCCGCCGCGCCCGGCGCGGGGACCGTCGTCGAGGTCGAGGATAACGGTCCGGGCATCGCGCCGTCGGAACGTGAGCGGGTTTTCGACCGGTTCTTCCGGGGTGGTGCGGCGTCGGCCCAGGAGGCTGCGCCGCCGAGTGGGGCGCAGCCATCCGACGCGAGCGACGCGTCGCACCCTGCCATGGGTGCCTCGCCGCCCGTGGAGGGTAGCGGTTTGGGCCTGGCCATCGTGCGCAACATCGCACAGGCACACGGTGCGCGCGTGGAACTGCTCGACGCGCGCACCGGACACGGACTGCGCGTGCGCGTGAGTTTCGGCGCGGCAGCGTCGGCCGTGCCCCCGGCGCTATGA
- a CDS encoding L-threonylcarbamoyladenylate synthase — protein MTTASPPQAPRIVMPSDDAIERAAEQLAAGELVAFPTETVYGLGGDAENPAAVAAIYAAKGRPANHPVIVHFSPDGDPGYWSDDVTPAARKLMDAFWPGPLTLILKRAPHIPDAVSGGQDSVGLRCPSHPVAQALLRAFERIKGGQGGVAAPSANRFGQVSPTAAQHVRDEFAGLPGVTVHVLDGGEAAVGIESTIVDLSRGFPALLRPGHITPEQIAEVLGEMPRLPGQDVDAPRASGTLKAHYAPRTPLYLCDAAQFAPALAVRPQGERVAVAAFAPTLAALPADVVASKDVVRIVLPATPAALATDLYAMLRRLDRADVTHILFERLPDTPAWAAVGDRLGRAAAAFERA, from the coding sequence ATGACGACCGCTTCGCCGCCGCAAGCGCCGCGCATCGTCATGCCGTCGGACGACGCCATCGAGCGGGCGGCCGAACAACTCGCCGCCGGCGAGCTGGTCGCGTTCCCGACAGAGACGGTCTACGGCCTGGGCGGCGACGCGGAGAATCCGGCGGCGGTGGCGGCGATCTATGCCGCGAAGGGCCGGCCGGCCAATCATCCCGTCATCGTGCACTTTTCGCCGGACGGCGATCCGGGCTACTGGAGCGACGACGTCACGCCTGCGGCACGCAAGCTGATGGATGCGTTCTGGCCGGGCCCGCTCACGCTGATTCTCAAGCGCGCTCCGCATATTCCCGACGCCGTCTCCGGTGGCCAGGATTCGGTGGGGCTGCGTTGCCCGTCGCACCCCGTGGCCCAGGCACTGCTGCGCGCATTCGAGCGGATCAAGGGCGGGCAGGGCGGCGTGGCGGCGCCGTCGGCCAATCGCTTCGGGCAGGTCAGCCCGACGGCTGCGCAACACGTGCGCGACGAATTCGCCGGATTGCCGGGCGTGACGGTGCATGTGCTCGACGGCGGCGAGGCGGCCGTCGGGATCGAATCGACCATCGTGGACCTGTCGCGCGGATTTCCGGCATTGCTGCGTCCCGGACACATCACGCCGGAGCAGATCGCCGAAGTGCTGGGCGAGATGCCGCGTCTGCCGGGGCAAGATGTCGACGCACCGCGTGCATCGGGCACGCTCAAGGCACATTACGCGCCCCGTACGCCGCTCTATCTGTGCGACGCGGCGCAGTTCGCGCCGGCGCTGGCGGTGCGTCCGCAGGGTGAGCGGGTGGCCGTGGCGGCGTTCGCGCCCACGCTCGCCGCATTGCCTGCCGACGTTGTCGCGTCGAAGGACGTTGTGCGGATCGTGCTGCCGGCAACGCCCGCGGCGCTGGCCACCGATCTGTACGCGATGTTGCGCCGCCTCGATCGCGCCGACGTCACGCACATTCTGTTCGAGCGCCTGCCCGACACGCCCGCGTGGGCCGCTGTGGGCGACCGCCTCGGGCGCGCCGCGGCGGCGTTCGAGCGCGCATAA
- a CDS encoding sterol desaturase family protein: protein MNVELILLALAPVFVLCIGIEAWYWRRRPGMYSLKDTVSNATLALMHQGADKLAWLLVVPFYAWLYDHYRLYTMPGGWLGFLLLFVVQDFLYYVFHRASHRIRWLWAAHVVHHSSERLNLSTAFRQSLMYPVAGMWLFWTPMALIGFTPTQIVGVVLLNLAFQFFVHTQAIPKLGWLEYVLNTPSIHRAHHARNPRYIDRNYAGVLVIWDRMFGSYVPESEAEPCEYGIVDPIHTHNPITLTFHEWRTMARDVVTMPGWRNKAMALFGPPEWRHAWQAAQTSSAPANARGLADAAAAGGLGQLGDVAGVSQDGAAGASRKGL, encoded by the coding sequence ATGAACGTCGAGTTGATCCTGCTGGCGCTCGCCCCGGTATTCGTGCTGTGCATCGGCATCGAAGCCTGGTACTGGCGCCGCCGCCCCGGCATGTACAGCCTGAAGGACACCGTGAGCAACGCCACGCTCGCACTCATGCATCAGGGCGCCGACAAACTGGCATGGCTGCTGGTCGTGCCTTTCTATGCATGGCTTTACGATCACTACCGCCTCTATACGATGCCCGGCGGCTGGCTGGGCTTCCTGCTGCTCTTCGTCGTGCAGGACTTTCTGTACTACGTGTTCCATCGTGCCAGCCATCGCATTCGCTGGCTGTGGGCCGCGCACGTGGTGCATCACTCGTCCGAACGGCTCAATCTGTCGACGGCGTTCCGGCAGAGCCTGATGTACCCGGTGGCGGGCATGTGGCTGTTCTGGACGCCCATGGCACTCATCGGCTTCACCCCCACGCAGATCGTTGGCGTGGTGCTGCTCAATCTCGCGTTCCAGTTCTTCGTCCACACGCAGGCGATTCCGAAGCTGGGGTGGCTCGAGTACGTACTCAATACGCCGTCGATCCATCGCGCTCACCACGCACGCAATCCGCGTTACATCGACCGCAACTACGCGGGTGTGCTCGTCATCTGGGACCGGATGTTCGGCTCATACGTCCCGGAGAGCGAGGCCGAGCCCTGCGAGTACGGGATCGTCGACCCGATTCACACGCACAACCCGATCACGCTGACGTTTCACGAGTGGCGCACGATGGCGCGCGATGTCGTCACGATGCCCGGCTGGCGCAACAAGGCCATGGCGCTTTTCGGACCGCCCGAGTGGCGCCATGCCTGGCAAGCGGCGCAGACGTCAAGTGCCCCGGCGAATGCTCGGGGGCTGGCGGATGCGGCAGCGGCGGGAGGCCTCGGACAGCTGGGTGACGTCGCAGGGGTGAGCCAGGACGGCGCGGCCGGCGCTTCGCGAAAAGGGCTTTGA
- the purE gene encoding 5-(carboxyamino)imidazole ribonucleotide mutase, translating to MSEKQALAPRVGVVMGSNSDWEVMKNAAAILAEFGVPYEAQVVSAHRMPDDMFRYAEAARERGLVAIIAGAGGAAHLPGMIAAKTTVPVLGVPVPSKYLRGEDSLLSIVQMPKGVPVATFAIGEAGAANAALFAVSMLAADDKALSDKLDAFRAKQTEAARGMTLPAL from the coding sequence ATGAGCGAGAAACAAGCCTTGGCCCCGCGCGTGGGCGTGGTGATGGGGTCCAACTCGGACTGGGAAGTGATGAAGAACGCGGCCGCCATCCTGGCCGAGTTCGGCGTGCCGTATGAGGCACAGGTCGTCTCGGCGCACCGCATGCCCGACGACATGTTCCGCTACGCCGAAGCGGCGCGCGAGCGCGGCCTCGTCGCGATCATCGCCGGCGCGGGCGGTGCGGCCCACCTGCCGGGCATGATCGCCGCCAAGACGACGGTGCCGGTGCTCGGCGTGCCGGTGCCGAGTAAATACCTGCGCGGCGAGGATTCGCTGCTCTCGATCGTCCAGATGCCCAAGGGCGTGCCGGTCGCGACCTTCGCCATTGGCGAGGCGGGCGCGGCCAACGCCGCCTTGTTCGCGGTCTCGATGCTCGCGGCCGACGACAAGGCGCTCTCGGACAAGCTCGACGCGTTTCGCGCGAAGCAGACCGAAGCGGCGCGCGGCATGACGCTGCCGGCACTGTAA
- a CDS encoding phosphoribosylaminoimidazolesuccinocarboxamide synthase, whose amino-acid sequence MNALYESSLKSLPLLSRGKVRDNYAVGDDKLLIVTTDRLSAFDVIMGEPIPGKGRVLNQMANFWFDKLSHVVPNHLTGVSPESVVAADEVAQVAGRAVVVKRLKPILVEAVVRGYLAGSGWKDYQATGAVCGVKLPAGLQNAQQLPEPIFTPAAKAELGEHDENISFDDMIGRVGRELAEQIRDISIRLYKEAAAYAATRGIIIADTKFEFGLDDEGKLHLMDEALTADSSRFWPADSYAVGSNPPSFDKQFVRDWLETQPWGKTPPAPKLPDEVVQKTAAKYREALERLTGQQLA is encoded by the coding sequence CTGAACGCCCTGTACGAATCCTCCCTCAAGAGCCTGCCGCTGCTCTCGCGCGGCAAAGTGCGCGACAACTACGCCGTTGGCGACGACAAGCTGCTGATCGTGACGACGGACCGCCTCTCGGCGTTCGACGTGATCATGGGCGAGCCGATTCCGGGCAAGGGCCGCGTGCTCAACCAGATGGCGAACTTCTGGTTCGACAAGCTCTCGCATGTGGTGCCGAACCATCTCACTGGCGTGTCACCCGAGTCGGTCGTCGCCGCCGACGAAGTTGCACAGGTTGCCGGCCGCGCGGTGGTCGTCAAGCGCCTGAAGCCGATTCTCGTGGAAGCCGTGGTGCGTGGCTATCTGGCCGGCAGCGGCTGGAAGGACTACCAGGCCACGGGTGCCGTGTGCGGCGTGAAGCTGCCGGCCGGCCTGCAGAACGCGCAGCAACTGCCCGAGCCGATCTTCACCCCGGCCGCCAAGGCCGAGCTGGGCGAGCACGACGAGAACATCAGCTTCGACGACATGATCGGTCGTGTGGGCCGCGAGCTGGCCGAGCAGATCCGTGACATCTCGATCCGCCTGTACAAGGAAGCGGCCGCCTACGCGGCCACGCGCGGCATCATCATCGCCGACACGAAGTTCGAATTCGGCCTGGACGACGAAGGCAAGCTGCATTTGATGGACGAAGCGCTGACGGCCGATTCGTCGCGCTTCTGGCCGGCCGATTCGTACGCCGTGGGCAGCAATCCGCCGTCGTTCGACAAGCAGTTCGTGCGCGACTGGCTCGAAACGCAGCCGTGGGGCAAGACGCCGCCGGCGCCGAAACTGCCCGACGAGGTCGTGCAGAAGACGGCCGCCAAGTACCGCGAGGCGCTCGAGCGCCTGACCGGCCAGCAACTGGCCTGA
- the dacB gene encoding D-alanyl-D-alanine carboxypeptidase/D-alanyl-D-alanine endopeptidase, with protein MSGTGRTALALALLLATSAVMTSAPVYAKPLKHAKMPKVPATAAHATPLPPELARALAASKVPAANVSVIVAKVDNPLQTRGRIAAPLLAMNPGVPRNPASTMKLVTTIAALDTLGPDYRWRTQAFTDGTSDGRTLDGNLYFKGTGDPKLVPEEMEKFVAELRNAGVTNINGDIVLDRSAYSSDIGATGAIDGEDDRPYNVAPDPLLYSFKAMSFSFAGNANGTVDVNVLPPLANLQVANDMASSPAGNCGDWLTRIHPTLSTTADGAYVARFSGNYPASCEDKGWNVAAPDRDRFFLGGFRALWQASGGQFNGNVRTGTVPPGARLLVTHRGQTLADVVHDMNKFSNNVMARQLFLTLGLAADNYKHPASIARSRDVLDRWLDRNDFAMPGLVIENGSGLSRIERISASELATLLQHGINSPTGQVLVESMPTVGVDGTMRNRLTNRDVAGNAHIKTGTLDDVTAVAGYVGTRTGNTYVVVSLVNDPRASNARGFNDALISWVYQHAP; from the coding sequence ATGAGCGGCACCGGTCGCACCGCCCTGGCGCTCGCGCTGCTGCTCGCGACGAGTGCGGTCATGACGAGCGCGCCCGTATATGCAAAGCCGCTCAAGCACGCGAAGATGCCCAAGGTGCCTGCCACCGCCGCGCACGCAACGCCGCTGCCGCCCGAACTGGCACGCGCGCTTGCAGCGAGCAAGGTGCCCGCCGCAAACGTGAGCGTTATCGTCGCGAAGGTCGACAATCCGCTGCAAACGCGAGGCCGCATTGCGGCGCCCCTGCTCGCCATGAACCCCGGCGTGCCGCGCAACCCGGCCTCGACGATGAAACTTGTCACCACCATTGCCGCGCTCGATACGCTGGGCCCGGACTATCGCTGGCGCACGCAGGCCTTCACCGACGGTACGTCGGACGGACGCACGCTCGACGGCAACCTGTATTTCAAGGGCACGGGCGATCCGAAGCTCGTGCCCGAAGAGATGGAGAAGTTCGTGGCCGAGCTGCGCAACGCCGGCGTGACCAACATCAATGGCGACATCGTGCTCGACCGCTCGGCCTACAGTTCGGACATCGGCGCGACGGGTGCGATCGATGGCGAGGACGACCGCCCCTACAACGTCGCGCCCGATCCGCTCCTGTATTCCTTCAAGGCGATGTCGTTCAGCTTCGCGGGCAACGCGAACGGTACGGTCGACGTGAACGTGCTGCCGCCGCTGGCGAATCTGCAAGTGGCGAACGACATGGCGTCGTCGCCCGCGGGCAATTGCGGCGACTGGCTCACGCGCATCCACCCGACGCTCAGCACAACCGCGGACGGTGCCTACGTGGCGCGCTTCTCCGGCAATTACCCGGCGTCTTGCGAGGACAAGGGCTGGAACGTGGCGGCGCCCGATCGCGACCGCTTCTTCCTTGGCGGCTTTCGCGCGCTATGGCAGGCGTCGGGCGGACAGTTCAACGGCAATGTGCGCACCGGCACCGTGCCCCCGGGCGCCCGTTTGCTCGTCACCCACCGAGGTCAGACGCTGGCCGACGTCGTTCACGACATGAACAAGTTCAGCAATAACGTGATGGCGCGCCAACTGTTCCTCACGCTCGGGCTCGCCGCCGATAACTACAAACACCCCGCGAGCATCGCCCGCTCGCGCGACGTCCTCGATCGCTGGCTCGACAGGAACGATTTCGCCATGCCCGGACTCGTCATCGAGAACGGCTCGGGCCTGTCGCGCATCGAGCGCATCAGCGCGTCCGAACTCGCGACACTGCTGCAACACGGCATCAACAGCCCGACCGGGCAAGTGCTTGTCGAGTCGATGCCGACCGTGGGGGTGGACGGCACCATGCGCAACCGTCTTACGAATCGCGACGTGGCCGGCAACGCCCACATCAAGACCGGCACGCTGGACGACGTGACCGCCGTGGCCGGCTACGTCGGCACGCGCACGGGCAACACCTACGTCGTTGTCTCGCTGGTCAACGACCCGCGCGCGAGCAACGCACGCGGCTTCAACGACGCCCTCATCTCCTGGGTGTACCAGCACGCGCCCTGA
- a CDS encoding response regulator: MRILLVEDDTMIAAAVVKGLRQDGWTVDHVGDGQRALDALSIEAYDALLLDLGLPRRDGIDVLRTLRARGQTLPVLIATARDAVADRVKGLDAGADDYLVKPFDLDELAARLRALVRRQAGRSEPLLRHGAIVLDPATRQVTCAGAPVVLSAREYAVLEALLNRPGAVLSKGQLEERIYGWGEEVASNAVEVHIHGLRKKLGADAIRTVRGVGYMMPAASVDGASSAGSD, translated from the coding sequence ATGCGAATCCTGTTGGTGGAAGACGATACGATGATTGCCGCTGCCGTGGTGAAAGGACTGCGGCAGGACGGTTGGACGGTCGATCACGTCGGCGACGGCCAGCGTGCACTCGACGCGCTCTCGATCGAAGCGTACGACGCGCTGCTGCTCGATCTCGGCTTGCCGCGTCGCGACGGCATCGACGTGCTGCGCACCTTGCGCGCGCGTGGCCAGACGCTGCCGGTGCTCATCGCCACGGCGCGCGATGCCGTGGCCGACCGGGTGAAGGGGCTCGACGCCGGCGCCGACGACTATCTCGTCAAGCCTTTCGATCTCGACGAACTCGCGGCGCGCCTGCGCGCGCTGGTGCGCCGCCAGGCCGGGCGCAGCGAGCCGCTGCTGCGCCATGGTGCCATCGTGCTCGATCCGGCGACCCGGCAGGTGACTTGCGCGGGCGCGCCCGTCGTGCTCTCCGCACGCGAATACGCGGTGCTCGAAGCGCTGCTCAACCGGCCAGGCGCGGTATTGTCGAAGGGGCAGCTCGAAGAGCGTATTTACGGATGGGGGGAAGAAGTGGCGAGCAATGCGGTCGAGGTGCATATCCATGGACTGCGCAAGAAGCTGGGCGCCGATGCCATTCGCACGGTCCGCGGCGTCGGTTACATGATGCCCGCCGCATCCGTTGACGGCGCGTCGAGCGCGGGGTCGGACTGA
- a CDS encoding 5-(carboxyamino)imidazole ribonucleotide synthase, which produces MNSASAAPILPGQWLGMLGGGQLGRMFCFAAQSMGYKVCVLDPDPRCPAGAVADRLIVADYRDEAALAELAALCPAVSTEFENVPSQSLDYLAQTTTVSPAGRCVAIAQDRVAEKRFIERCGVPVAPHLVIESNDALAAIGDVAISSVLPGILKTARMGYDGKGQVRVNTPAEARDAYAALGGVPCVLEKRLALAFEVSVLSARGADGTVATYPLAQNVHIDGILATTTVPAPDAAPALADAARAAAATIASQMDYVGVLCVEFFILQDGSLVANEMAPRPHNSGHYTIDACAASQFEQQVRAMAGLPLGETRQHSPAVMLNVLGDVWFTGDAKDQPRTPAWHDVVALPSARLHLYGKEDARVGRKMGHITFAGASLDEARAACRKAAASLNIALED; this is translated from the coding sequence ATGAATTCTGCCTCCGCTGCGCCCATCCTTCCCGGCCAATGGCTGGGCATGCTGGGCGGCGGCCAACTCGGCCGCATGTTCTGTTTCGCCGCTCAGTCGATGGGCTACAAGGTCTGCGTGCTCGATCCGGACCCGCGTTGCCCGGCCGGCGCCGTGGCCGACCGCCTGATCGTTGCCGACTATCGCGACGAGGCGGCGCTGGCCGAGCTGGCCGCGCTGTGTCCGGCCGTCTCGACCGAGTTCGAGAACGTGCCGTCGCAGTCGCTCGACTACCTCGCGCAAACCACGACGGTGAGCCCTGCCGGGCGCTGCGTGGCGATCGCGCAGGACCGCGTTGCGGAGAAGCGTTTCATCGAGCGTTGCGGTGTGCCGGTGGCCCCGCATCTCGTCATCGAATCGAACGACGCACTCGCCGCCATTGGCGACGTCGCCATTTCGAGCGTGCTGCCCGGTATTCTGAAGACGGCTCGCATGGGTTACGACGGCAAGGGCCAGGTGCGCGTGAATACGCCTGCCGAAGCGCGCGACGCCTACGCCGCGCTGGGCGGCGTGCCGTGCGTGCTGGAAAAGCGCCTGGCGCTGGCCTTCGAAGTGTCGGTGCTGAGCGCGCGTGGCGCCGACGGCACGGTGGCCACCTATCCGCTCGCCCAGAACGTGCACATCGACGGCATCCTCGCGACCACGACGGTGCCGGCGCCCGACGCCGCCCCGGCGCTCGCCGACGCGGCGCGTGCGGCCGCGGCCACGATCGCGTCGCAGATGGACTATGTCGGCGTGCTGTGCGTCGAGTTCTTCATTCTCCAGGACGGTTCGCTCGTAGCCAACGAAATGGCGCCGCGCCCGCACAACAGCGGTCACTACACGATCGATGCCTGCGCCGCGAGCCAGTTCGAGCAGCAGGTGCGCGCGATGGCCGGCCTGCCGCTCGGCGAGACGCGTCAGCATTCGCCGGCGGTGATGCTCAACGTGCTCGGCGACGTGTGGTTCACGGGCGACGCCAAGGATCAGCCGCGCACACCCGCATGGCACGACGTGGTGGCGTTGCCGTCGGCACGCCTGCATCTGTACGGCAAGGAAGACGCGCGCGTGGGCCGCAAGATGGGGCACATCACGTTCGCCGGTGCCTCGCTGGACGAAGCCCGCGCGGCGTGCAGGAAGGCCGCGGCGAGCCTGAACATCGCGCTGGAAGACTGA
- a CDS encoding carboxypeptidase regulatory-like domain-containing protein, with product MWQAWQRWSVAAATAATLAATMGGISVAHAQGGMLPPSMQQGSVTYVSGGIDSDESGAFKREASHWPLSIEMAARGDGANEYVADAQVQILRGGSTVLDTRAKGPFMLVKLPEGDYTVKATHNGKPMTKDVKVSPKGHASAVFLWPHD from the coding sequence ATGTGGCAAGCATGGCAACGCTGGTCGGTGGCAGCCGCCACCGCCGCAACACTGGCAGCAACGATGGGCGGCATATCGGTCGCTCACGCGCAGGGCGGCATGTTGCCGCCATCGATGCAGCAGGGCAGCGTCACGTACGTCTCGGGCGGTATCGACAGCGACGAGTCGGGGGCTTTCAAGCGCGAAGCGTCGCACTGGCCGCTGTCCATCGAGATGGCGGCCCGTGGTGATGGCGCGAACGAATACGTGGCCGACGCGCAGGTGCAGATCCTGCGCGGCGGCAGCACCGTGCTCGATACACGCGCGAAAGGGCCGTTCATGCTGGTGAAGTTGCCCGAGGGCGACTACACCGTGAAGGCGACCCACAACGGCAAGCCAATGACCAAGGACGTGAAGGTGTCTCCGAAGGGGCACGCCTCCGCGGTATTCCTGTGGCCGCACGACTGA